From Anopheles funestus chromosome 3RL, idAnoFuneDA-416_04, whole genome shotgun sequence, a single genomic window includes:
- the LOC125770035 gene encoding atypical protein kinase C isoform X7, with product MYVDTIQLFKHVFPNVPSAPGLSCVGEDRSIYRRGARRWRKLYRINGHIFQAKRFNRKAFCAFCHDRIWGLGRQGFKCIQCKLLVHKKCHKLGNKPCSNEHVEPVYKERDHHDPNDESSTGVVMQASLDYPSELHSSDGCDQVPVEVNDNVEEPLEPVTQRQYSLNDFELIRVIGRGSYAKVLMVELKKTRRIYAMKVIKKALVTDDEDIDWVQTEKHVFETASNHPFLVGLHSCFQTPSRLFFVIEFVRGGDLMFHMQRQRRLPEEHARFYAAEISLALNFLHEKGIIYRDLKLDNVLLDHEGHIKLTDYGMCKEGIRPGDTTSTFCGTPNYIAPEILRGEDYGFSVDWWALGVLLYEMLAGRSPFDIAGASENPDQNTEDYLFQVILEKTIRIPRSLSVKAASVLKGFLNKNPADRLGCNRDSAFLDIMNHSFFKSIDWEMLAQKEVTPPYIPSFDGCDQDITCHFDPQFTREPAELTPDDPRVIDKIDQSEFEGFEYVNPLLMSLEDCV from the exons GTAGCATCTACCGAAGAGGAGCAAGAAGATGGCGTAAGCTGTACCGGATAAATGGACACATCTTCCAAGCGAAGCGATTCAATCGA AAAGCCTTCTGCGCCTTTTGCCATGACCGTATCTGGGGTCTGGGTCGGCAGGGATTCAAGTGCATTCAGTGCAAGCTGCTGGTGCACAAAAAGTGCCACAAGCTTGGCAATAAACCGTGCAGCAACGAGCATGTCGAACCAGTCTACAAGGAGCGAGAT CACCATGATCCAAACGATGAATCCAGTACCGGTGTCGTCATGCAGGCCTCGTTGGATTATCCGTCCGAGCTGCATTCGAGTGATGGATGCGATCAGGTACCGGTCGAGGTGAACGACAACGTCGAGGAACCGCTGGAACCAGTCACCCAGCGGCAATACTCGTTGAATGATTTCGAATTGATCCG AGTCATTGGTCGCGGCAGCTACGCAAAGGTGTTGATGGTGGAGTTGAAGAAAACCCGTCGCATCTACGCGATGAAGGTAATCAAGAAGGCGCTCGTTACCGACGACGAAGATATCGACTGGGTGCAGACGGAAAAACATGTCTTCGAGACGGCTTCGAACCATCCATTTCTGGTTGGTTTACATTCGTGCTTCCAGACGCCATCGCG GCTGTTCTTCGTGATTGAGTTTGTGCGTGGTGGAGATCTGATGTTTCACATGCAGCGACAGCGCCGCCTACCGGAGGAACATGCACGGTTCTATGCGGCCGAAATTAGTCTTGCGCTAAACTTCCTGCACGAGAAGGGTATCATCTATCGCGATCTAAAGCTGGACAATGTGTTGCTTGACCACGAGGGTCACATCAAGCTGACCGATTATGGCATGTGCAAGGAGGGTATAAGACCCGGTGACACTACATCCACGTTCTGCGGTACACCCAACTACATTGCGCCAGAAATCTTACGTGGAGAGGACTACG GTTTCTCCGTCGATTGGTGGGCACTGGGAGTGTTATTGTACGAAATGTTGGCAGGACGTAGTCCGTTTGACATTGCTGGTGCTTCCGAGAATCCGGATCAG AACACCGAAGACTACTTGTTCCAGGTGATTCTGGAGAAGACGATTCGTATACCGCGTTCGCTAAGCGTGAAGGCTGCCTCCGTGCTGAAAGGATTCCTGAACAAAAACCCGGCCGATCGTTTGGGTTGCAATCGTGACTCCGCGTTCTTGGACATAATGAATCATTCGTTCTTCAAGAGCATTGACTGGGAGATG CTTGCACAAAAGGAAGTGACGCCACCGTACATCCCTTCGTTTGATGGGTGCGATCAGGATATAACCTGTCACTTCGATCCGCAGTTCACGCGTGAACCGGCCGAGCTGACACCGGACGATCC TCGCGTCATCGATAAAATCGATCAATCGGAGTTCGAAGGATTCGAGTATGTGAACCCGTTGCTGATGTCGCTGGAAGACTGCGTTTGA
- the LOC125770046 gene encoding fas apoptotic inhibitory molecule 1, translating into MSKLTMLNNADILSNIPPLGGKDSAQHREVVARWRVPMYGKVYEIEFEHGTASGKRVLWIDKQEIFRRDWMFKLVGEDMFKLEDKRCIIRVDPLPGFRYSYSLFVDGKSYEQFTESQAKALKTWEAKLGDNFYRIVLEKNTLNIYVNGKLIEENGEFVEGGTDTTFIEDSNTFVLSARTSGNKREGIVHRLTVNGMEVFDSGTMI; encoded by the exons ATGAGCAAACTAACGATGCTGAACAATGCCGACATCTTGTCTAACATTCCACCGCTCGGTGGTAAGGATAGTGCCCAGCACCGGGAAGTGGTCGCCCGTTGGCGTGTGCCCATGTACGGCAAGGTGTACGAGATCGAGTTCGAACACGGCACGGCTAGCGGGAAGCGAGTGCTGTGGATCGATAAGCAGGAAATCTTCCGAAGGGACTGGATGTTCAAGCTGGTCGGGGAAGATATGTTCAAGCTGGAGGATAAACGATGCATCATACGGGTTGATCCATTGCCCGGCTTTCGGTACAGTTACTCGCTGTTCGTGGATGGCAAATCGTACGAACAGTTCACTGAAAGCCAAGCCAAAGCGCTCAAAACGTGGGAAGCAAAGCTGGGTGATAATTTCTACCGGATTGTGCTAG aaaaaaataccttaAATATCTACGTAAACGGAAAGCttattgaagaaaat GGTGAGTTCGTAGAAGGTGGAACCGATACAACATTCATCGAGGATAGCAACACGTTTGTGCTGAGTGCCCGAACAAGCGGTAACAAACGTGAAGGTATAGTCCATCGGTTGACGGTAAACGGTATGGAGGTGTTTGATTCCGGCACGATGATTTAG
- the LOC125770035 gene encoding atypical protein kinase C isoform X6 yields the protein MWNLMDASLYYGSSYFVAAVTPSPVVGVGELFPNVPSAPGLSCVGEDRSIYRRGARRWRKLYRINGHIFQAKRFNRKAFCAFCHDRIWGLGRQGFKCIQCKLLVHKKCHKLGNKPCSNEHVEPVYKERDHHDPNDESSTGVVMQASLDYPSELHSSDGCDQVPVEVNDNVEEPLEPVTQRQYSLNDFELIRVIGRGSYAKVLMVELKKTRRIYAMKVIKKALVTDDEDIDWVQTEKHVFETASNHPFLVGLHSCFQTPSRLFFVIEFVRGGDLMFHMQRQRRLPEEHARFYAAEISLALNFLHEKGIIYRDLKLDNVLLDHEGHIKLTDYGMCKEGIRPGDTTSTFCGTPNYIAPEILRGEDYGFSVDWWALGVLLYEMLAGRSPFDIAGASENPDQNTEDYLFQVILEKTIRIPRSLSVKAASVLKGFLNKNPADRLGCNRDSAFLDIMNHSFFKSIDWEMLAQKEVTPPYIPSFDGCDQDITCHFDPQFTREPAELTPDDPRVIDKIDQSEFEGFEYVNPLLMSLEDCV from the exons GTAGCATCTACCGAAGAGGAGCAAGAAGATGGCGTAAGCTGTACCGGATAAATGGACACATCTTCCAAGCGAAGCGATTCAATCGA AAAGCCTTCTGCGCCTTTTGCCATGACCGTATCTGGGGTCTGGGTCGGCAGGGATTCAAGTGCATTCAGTGCAAGCTGCTGGTGCACAAAAAGTGCCACAAGCTTGGCAATAAACCGTGCAGCAACGAGCATGTCGAACCAGTCTACAAGGAGCGAGAT CACCATGATCCAAACGATGAATCCAGTACCGGTGTCGTCATGCAGGCCTCGTTGGATTATCCGTCCGAGCTGCATTCGAGTGATGGATGCGATCAGGTACCGGTCGAGGTGAACGACAACGTCGAGGAACCGCTGGAACCAGTCACCCAGCGGCAATACTCGTTGAATGATTTCGAATTGATCCG AGTCATTGGTCGCGGCAGCTACGCAAAGGTGTTGATGGTGGAGTTGAAGAAAACCCGTCGCATCTACGCGATGAAGGTAATCAAGAAGGCGCTCGTTACCGACGACGAAGATATCGACTGGGTGCAGACGGAAAAACATGTCTTCGAGACGGCTTCGAACCATCCATTTCTGGTTGGTTTACATTCGTGCTTCCAGACGCCATCGCG GCTGTTCTTCGTGATTGAGTTTGTGCGTGGTGGAGATCTGATGTTTCACATGCAGCGACAGCGCCGCCTACCGGAGGAACATGCACGGTTCTATGCGGCCGAAATTAGTCTTGCGCTAAACTTCCTGCACGAGAAGGGTATCATCTATCGCGATCTAAAGCTGGACAATGTGTTGCTTGACCACGAGGGTCACATCAAGCTGACCGATTATGGCATGTGCAAGGAGGGTATAAGACCCGGTGACACTACATCCACGTTCTGCGGTACACCCAACTACATTGCGCCAGAAATCTTACGTGGAGAGGACTACG GTTTCTCCGTCGATTGGTGGGCACTGGGAGTGTTATTGTACGAAATGTTGGCAGGACGTAGTCCGTTTGACATTGCTGGTGCTTCCGAGAATCCGGATCAG AACACCGAAGACTACTTGTTCCAGGTGATTCTGGAGAAGACGATTCGTATACCGCGTTCGCTAAGCGTGAAGGCTGCCTCCGTGCTGAAAGGATTCCTGAACAAAAACCCGGCCGATCGTTTGGGTTGCAATCGTGACTCCGCGTTCTTGGACATAATGAATCATTCGTTCTTCAAGAGCATTGACTGGGAGATG CTTGCACAAAAGGAAGTGACGCCACCGTACATCCCTTCGTTTGATGGGTGCGATCAGGATATAACCTGTCACTTCGATCCGCAGTTCACGCGTGAACCGGCCGAGCTGACACCGGACGATCC TCGCGTCATCGATAAAATCGATCAATCGGAGTTCGAAGGATTCGAGTATGTGAACCCGTTGCTGATGTCGCTGGAAGACTGCGTTTGA